A window of Bos indicus x Bos taurus breed Angus x Brahman F1 hybrid chromosome 20, Bos_hybrid_MaternalHap_v2.0, whole genome shotgun sequence genomic DNA:
aatgaaggaTATAAAGTGTTTAGagatagtgcctgacacataaggcaatatatacatattaataattgTTATTACTGTGAACAGGACCTGGTGCTGGCAGGATGAGGATTCAAAGATCAATCAGCAGTGGACCTTGacctcctcttttgtttttttttgacgGAGTCCCATCTGATCTATCTAAACCTTGAAGCTTGGAAGAAAGGATGTATAGTACATTTTGAGTGAAGCAGAAATCTCAGGATCCTCAAGGTCTACAGAGAATTGAGAAAAAACTTTCAGTTGTAAAATTCTGGACTTCTAAAGgcctatttcttttatttgactCTCAGTAAGCAGaaatctggagaaggcgatggcaccccactccagtactcttgcctggaaaatcccatggatggaggagccctgtaggctgcagtacatgtggttgctcagagtcggacacgacccactccagtattcttgcctggagaatcccagggacaggggagcctggtgggctgctgtctacggggtcgcacagagtcggacacgactgaagcgacttagcagcagcagcagcaacaagcagAAATCTTCTCTCCCTAAGAAAGGTGGATATTAACTGAGCTCCAGAAAGGTAAATCTAGTGCCCAGACTCTGTTTTGCCTAACGTCAGTCCTTGGTCTACTTGGATCGATTCCAGACTAAGAATCAACTAAGCCAGGTTGTCACTGCTTTAGCATATTATTCTCCAGTTACCAAAGAATGACATGTCTGTTTCACTACTtaattatatgaatttttaaaattatcttgatTTAGTTCACATATAGAACTATTAAAGTTcaaatttaatacaattttacttttattttatggtACTGGATTTGCAAAAAGGGATATAACATTTGCATATATGAATaccattttagttttatttaagaatatgtACATCTAATAATCCATGAAAATGTTAGCAGTATAAATACTCAGTGAgtgacttaattttttatttttctatttcttcagagCTTCTAAGGAACGTGTGGTTTAATCAACAAACATAAACTCTGGggaaagacaatttttaaataaaatggatgGAAAATTAAATTTAGTGTATATTAAGAAttatcttttatgatttttttttaccttcaaaACAGTTAAATTATAGGTAATAacaagaaaaagtatttttctttaacatatatattaataaatcttcAGCAGTGAATTTGAAAGTTTACAAGCAAAATTCTTATCTTAAAAGAATATATCCATTTTAGGCTAAAAGCTTGGCTGGAGTAGATAAACTGCTATTTCCCACATTTACCAAATGCTGATAACCTTTAGAGCAtcacagctgtttgtaaattgtcagatgaatgaatgagtatccTATAATGGGTCAGACAATTCACCAAACTCTGGAGTTTGGTATGTGAAGAAAACATAGTGCTCTGTATTTATGGATTTTATATTATCTTGAGGAAGAGAGGACAGTGTCagggacccctccccacccccccaaaatcACTAAATTATTCCAAAAAGTGTGACATGTACACATGCAGGCACACCTATTCCAGACTTGATGTCAGGAGAGGGCTTCCAAGTTGGGATCTGAAATATGAAGAGGAACTGGGGAGAGGTTTGTGGCTGACAGAAGGAATAACCTGTGCAAACACCATCAAGTAAAAATAACATCAAGTCCTGCAAATGGGATCAAGTTCAGTATAGCCAATGaactaaaaatgaagaaagataaaCTAGGAGAGTGGTTAATATATTAGACAGCTGGGGAGTCATTTAAGGATTTTAGGCAAAAAAATAATCACACCTGGGTTTTGGAAAGTCTCTAAGCATGAAAGACAGATACAGACGCAGAGGTCTCTACACTTTAGATTTTTCTGCTTGACTGAACAAAATTAGAACAGTGTTACTCCTAGATAGCTTAGTAGTTTGATTTTGAGCCCAATCATACTTAACATGCAaagtacttttaatttttcagaaaaaaaatatctcTCAGGAATGTACACCACAGTAGCATCATTACAATGGAATCAAAAGGTGAAAAAAGATTTgtatctagagaaggaaatgtgcaAGTCATGTTGAAGAGTAAAAGATGAATAATACTAAaacagaagaatttttaaaagtccacaGGAAAATCAATTTTGGATGCAATTGTTACCACAGCCACTTACTTCCTATTGTCTTAGACAGCACAAGTTGTAGAAGCTAGGTTGAAAACTTGTTCAAAACCGGATATAAAACAGTACAGAAATACTTAAACAAACCCTAGTTAAAGATTCTACAATACTAATGTTATAAGATGGAGTTGTTTAGAAAGTCTATTATGGCCAACATTCTCTTCAGTTGAAAgcacaagttaaaaaaataaaactccaatCAAACTGGAAGAAACATCTCTTGGTATTGATACTTCCACATACCATATAAAATCTATTCTTTTTGAAGGATGTACAGACTATTGTTGGGTCAGCTTGAATATTCTGAAGAACGGGGTTTTCAGAAGCTTTCATTTCTATAGTAGTTGCAGCACGATGTTTTTTGGCTATTCCCTGGAACAAAGCCAATTGCATCACTCTAATATTTTCTTGCTTGCCTAAGATCCGCACACACCtggaaaatacatataataaaattatcagGATTAACTCCAATTATACCAACTTTGCAGATAAAAGCTAGGAATcaactctcttttatttttgtacaAAATAACCagtaaaaggtttttaaaaagtatttttctgcctctcccactcccccaaaaaagttattttaaattggtaggtatttataattttcagattaaaaaaaataattcagttaaaCAGTTTTAACCTATCCCTATCGTTTTAATCTTTCTTCAAGCCTTCAAAGATTCTGTATTGCCAAGAACTacaatataaatttgtttatatgTGAAAATGTACAGTAcaagacttttttcctttaaatatactTTAAGTTCTTTTCATTTACATTCAGTGATAGTATCTGATTATAGCAATTTTGTTCTAAGACCAAATGGGCTGTTTGCACAAAAGGCTTATTGTGGTTTCATGCATTTTAACTTCTGATTTTATGTCTAGCAGGATGTAATGCTGAATTCTGTGGTTAAAATATTTGGCAACATTTAACATGAAACGGGCTAATTTAAATCAATAAGCAAAAGACAGACtgaaacttgttaaaaaaaaaacaacaacaacttgaaaCTATGCAtatctttcttccatttctttaacAAACATGAGTGGAAACTTTTTACATAAGATTATAAACAACCAAAAGACCACAGAAAAATCCAGTCAAAACATTTGGTTAAGTTTAGACATCTGGGACCATTCCACTTGTCTTGGAACAAACAAAactcccattgtttccccaaagGAGGAAATGGTCCTttagaagtaaattttttaaaagcatatgtgATATTAAAGCTTACCGGTTTGTTTCTACGTTTATAACTTTAATGCCCAGCATTGTTCCATACAGCACGAAGTGTCCAGTTTCATCaaaaactatattaattaatcTTACTGCATCCACCTTCTCCAATTCACGTTCTACAGCCATCCGTCGACCAAATTCCATGTCTGGTAGCTGTTGCCTCATCTGCTGCAGTTCAGTAAACATCTAGGAAACAAACCgttattaacaaaaataatgttACATGATAAAGGGAAGgagaatttaaataaaagcagAGTGTCCATTAATAGCCACTGACAGTTTATGTGCTTATACATCTTCTTAAGGAGTACTCTATAAACACTACAAGCAGGAATTGCATTAGAAAATTCAatcataaaaatagtatttatacTAACTGgttattctaattaaaaaaaataagagttaatATAACTACTGCTTTTTCTGCAGAAACAATATATATGCTGCATTTTATATGCCACAGACAGCACTTTCCAATATAAaccatatatgtaattttaaattttttagtagctatgttaaatgaaataaaaatgaacatgaaaTTAATCTTTTATTCAACCCAATGtatctaaaatattatcaaaagaCATTAAGCAAAATCAATAATACTAAAAAGCAacataaagacattaaaatattaagcaatatttaaaaattgagattttttttccttcttatagtAAGTCTTTGAAGTccagtgtgtattttatacttttagtcCAGCTCAACTTGGACTAGTCACATGCCAAGTATTCAGCAACCctatgtggctagtggctattaAGCCGCACAATGCAGATATGGACTGTGAGACCGTGTTCCAGGATCATGGACCTGCCATTTAACAAGCACTTGATCttattttgtatgatttcactAATTTATAACAATTTcatatttcagaaaatgtttcAAGTTGTTTTGGAGCATCACTATGTATTTAATTATCATTAGGTAAATGTAATTTAGGATGGATGAATTTTATGAGTGCCCTTTAGTTTGGGTATTTGGTTTACTTTTCTTTAGATATTTAATACACAACTTTCAAGATAAGGGTCATATCTTAGTTACTATGTACAGTCACACTACCAGCCTCCCCAAAGATGTGATCTTTACATTCAGTTTCCCCAACATTTAGGGCATAAAACTGCAGAAATCAAAAGTGGCTCTCTATAGTGAATGAAAAAAGGTCAGTCAGGCTTATGTCCCATCTACTACTTTTTAATCATGCTTGCATTAATAAAATCTCTGGTTTTTCTAGATGTGGAAAGAACAACAATATACGTAACtccagaaatgaaaaggagatatACATGTTAGGGAACAACATTAGGGTTTCTTGTTGCCAGTCTCTGAACTATTATTGCTTTACTCATTTGCCAGAAATAGCCTAGATGCTAGACTACATTTTTGTAGTATGGGAGCCTTGATTATTTTGCTAGAAAGAAGATTCATTTTCGAGAAATAAAGTTTATAGATGGTCATCTGCCCATGTAAAAGTAATAAATGCTAATCTAACCTTTTAAGCACattagtatctttaaaaaaattattttaattggagaataattactttacaatattgtggtggtttttgtcatatattgacatcaatcagccacaggtgtacatgtgtcccccctatcctgaaccccctctcccaccttcccatcccatccctctgggttgtcccagagcaccagctttgagtgccttgcttcatgcatcaaacttggactggttatctatttcacatttggtaatatacatgtttcaatgctattctctcaaatcatcccacccttgccttctccctcatagttcaagtctattctttacatctgtgtctcttctgctgcctTGCATATGGGAtcattgttaccgtctttctaaattccatatatatgcattaatacactgtattgatggtttttttttacaatattcttTAATATTGCATCTCTTTAATAGCTGCATCTCTTATCATCTATCTCATCATCTCTGTATGGCCAATATGCAGTACTCCTGATTAATAAAATACCAAAAGATACAACTTCACACCATCCAATTAAATTTGTCTATTAAACTAGGACTCTTAACTAGTTAGAACCCTTAACATGGAACTATGAGATACCAGTCATTAACTAACTAGTCACTAGCATTATTACTAAATTAATTGTCATTTGCACCCCCTTTTTTGGGCAAACTCCCTCATCCTGAATCTCAACTTCTGTCCTATACTTTGCTACTGATCTTACCACAATAATCCTataatttcaacaaatattaaagacaaCAATGAAATAGAGTGAATTCAACAGCTCAGAGTATATGTGTTAAATGATTTGTATCCAGAGAATAGATTTGTTTTCTTAAGGAATCTAGGAATAGTTGCAAATTGtgaagagttttaaaattatagttaagTTGAAGCCACCATTAAAGAAAACATCACAAGGTTTCTCCTTTTCCCAAAAGCATAATGGAAAGTGATATTTTTCCAATAAGAAAATGAGTTATGAGGATAATTTGACTAGCATACAACCTTCCATTTTGTTTGGATTCATATTCTTTCAGGCAGCTAATTCACCCAACTTATTACCACATCGCTAATAAGGTGACAGCATTTTTGAAGTACTTAATGCAAGGAATCTATTATAAACTGGTAGCTACAAAGACTGTAGAATTGACACTGTTGTACAATAAACACTATTGTTACAAAGATTTGACCCACAGACTTTTGGAATATTCAACATAGCCATAGCAGTTAGAGAACCACAAGACGGAAACATGATGAGACTCAAATATCCACAAAACCAATTATCTTTGCATGGATAAAAACTCATTCTAGAGCTACATGCTCTAATAAATACTTCTTTTCTTCCCCCTGttttttggctatgccaaaaGGCATTCAGGATCTtcattctccaaccagggattgaacccatgtccccctgcaatggaagtgctgtgtcttaaacactggaccactagCAAAGTCCCAATAAATTCTTGTTAACAGTTTTGTGTCAGGTATCATTCTTAGTGCTGGAGATTCAATCACAAGCAAAACATACAGGACCATAAATGACACACAGTTTAATCTACTGGGGGGAGGGGTGATACACATTAATCAAATAATAAGACCAAAtgttctaaaagaaaataaatagtgatacactaccacattaaaaaaagactggaagaatAGTGGAAGATCACTGGGGAAATGATTCTTTGAGATTTGAAGGATGAGTTCAATAGGTAAGGGGAGGAATAAGGATTAATGGGACTAGGGGTCACTCCAAGCAGGAGGgacagcatatgcaaaggcgctGTGGTGGGAGACGTAGTCAAGAAACTGAAAGAAGGCCTGACTGGGTAcagcagaggcagggagggaggtgaaTTACAGCAGGTTGAAGTGGAAGGGAGGGGTACAATATGGTAGGCCATGATTTTGGTCTCCCTCCTAAAAACAACAGGTAGTCACTGAAAGAGTCAAAGGATGACATGATAAGATAATGTGTTTTGAAAAGATTCCTCTGGGTGGAGCATGGAGAACAGTTCAGGAAGAAGTTAGAATAGATATAGGGAGTAGGTCATGCAATAGGCCAGGCAACAGATTATGAGCTATGGTAGTCACAGCTGTGCTAAAAggaaatgtatgtatttaaagtATATGTAGAAAGTAAAATTGATAGGACTCATGATGAATTAAATAGATGGGTAAGGAAAAACAGTTAAAGATGACTCAGATTTCTGGCTTGTGCTAGCAGATACATATTGGTGCCATTCATGaagacagcaaaaataaaaaaataaaaggatagggCCAGGTCTGTTTATAATAGAAGGctggagaaataaatttttaagtagTCATATAGAAGGCAGGAGtgaaaagaatgagaagagaagGAAGCCTAGCATGGGTTTTGAGGATCTCAAAAGAATGTGCTTTCAAACAACAAAACTACAAAAACAGCCACGTAAGTGTAAGAAAAACTGGCTCAGAAAATATCACATCATAAACCTATAGAAGAGAGTTTTAAAGAGTAAAAATGCAAGACAGCAGACAAACAGTATCTTTAATGTGATAAGTAAATTAATCATCAATCTAAATGTCCatgtccagaaaaaaaatcttttaagaaataGCACAaactaaagacattttcagaaaagtaaaatatgatCAAATTTATATGGCACTTACACTTAGTGATTCATCAAAAACTCTCATGAGTTTTCCAGTTAAGAATCTGAAAATTCTAACTTTTCTGTCAGAACCAATAGTGGCTaatttcttcccatcaggtgaaaAACATATGCTGGTTGGATAGGCCTTGCACTTGGCAAATTCATATAAATCTGTGTCAGTTTTATATTCCCAGTTCACATTTTTGGGGAATTTATACTCATAAGGAGGACCGGTCCAGTATTCAATCATTCCAGATTTGTCAGAAGACACTACTGCTTTGTAAACAGGGTTTAGCCGTATCTGAGTAAGAGGTGATGTATGGAGTTTGTCAAAGATATGCAGTGGCTGGTTATCTCCTCGACCatcataaatgaaaatttttcctGTACTTTTCTCAGAAGCAGCAACTGAAGATATGGCATCCCCCGGGCAATAGATCCACTCACACTGTCCAGGGAAATACCTAAAATAGTAAAGAATTGAGGGGGATAAGAAGAGGCCAAAGCAAGTCATAAGCATCCTTACTCATTCCCATCACCAAAAAACGTCCCCGCCAGCGATTCAGCCAGTTTTAGATTCTTTGATCAAACGTAGCAGCAAGATACAGAACAGGGAAGAATAGGAAAAGTTActaatttttctccttctgatctCATAAATGAATGATAATAACTTCTGAGGACTGATCAAACCACAGGAAGAGAACTCACACAGCAAGTATTTACAAGCAAACTGAAACAGACCTGGTTCTTAAAATAttctgaggcttttttttttttggatctcgATGTCTCTGTCTATGTATGTgctattctaagtcacttcagtagtgtccgactgtttgggacccaatggactgtagcgtgccaggctcctctgtccatgggattctccaggcaagaatactggagttggctgccatgcccaggtcctccaggggatctcccctacccagggatcggacatgcatctcttatgtctcctgcattggcaggcaggttctttaccattagctccacctgggaagcccctgtctaTATATACCTTACTTTTAAATAGGTTAGCGTGTTAGTATACTTTACAAATCCACTCTTGAAATATTTAAGGTCAAAATATTTTAGTCATGGCTTTgctca
This region includes:
- the PPWD1 gene encoding peptidylprolyl isomerase domain and WD repeat-containing protein 1 isoform X2 encodes the protein MSAVTCIEMLSPMWCAPRQTLLLLLVFDVVNFDMINMLKLGYFPGQCEWIYCPGDAISSVAASEKSTGKIFIYDGRGDNQPLHIFDKLHTSPLTQIRLNPVYKAVVSSDKSGMIEYWTGPPYEYKFPKNVNWEYKTDTDLYEFAKCKAYPTSICFSPDGKKLATIGSDRKVRIFRFLTGKLMRVFDESLSMFTELQQMRQQLPDMEFGRRMAVERELEKVDAVRLINIVFDETGHFVLYGTMLGIKVINVETNRCVRILGKQENIRVMQLALFQGIAKKHRAATTIEMKASENPVLQNIQADPTIVCTSFKKNRFYMFTKREPEDTKSADSDRDVFNEKPSKEEVMAATQAEGPKRVSDSAIIHTSMGDIHIKLFPVECPKTVENFCVHSRNGYYNGHTFHRIIKGFMIQTGDPTGTGMGGESIWGGEFEDEFHSTLRHDRPYTLSMANAGSNTNGSQFFITVVPTPWLDNKHTVFGRVTKGMEVVQRISNVKVNPKTDKPYEDVSIINITVK